The window GCACTGTTAACGATACTACTTTGCAGTCCTTTGAGATCTCCTGATGGCAAAGCTAATCCTACAATAGGATTGATGATATCATTTACAAATGCTGTAACAAGCTTTGATGCCGCAGCCCCTATGACAAACGCAATTGCCAAACCAATAATTCCAAATGTTTTAAGAAATCCCATGAATTCTTGCACAAACCCTTGTTTTGGAGGCGGTTCATCAACCATATTCTTCTTGCAATGTTTTTTTCCTAAAAAATAACTGATCAACAAAATTTATTCTTATTCGTAAAATGTTTATCATAGTACCGTTAACCGATCAATGAAAAATTAAAAATTTTATTTTACAAACTTTTAAAAATAATCCGTTTGATATTTGAGTAGTTCTATGATTTTGTCTCGTCTTTCTTTGATTTTACCTTGTTACAAATAGAACAATCTTGAATCATTGATTTTATTTTTTCTTTAATTCCCATGATTTGACTTGCATTTTTTTCTAAATATATTGTACGTCTATTTCACACATTTGACCAAAAATACCTGTTTCATAGAATTCCAAAGTAAACTTTGAAATATCACACCGAGTTTGTCATATTGTGACTATTGCTTATGTTATGATTAACTGTGAATTGGGTGCTGAAGAGAATATAATGGAACAATTAAGACAAATTGAACAGGTTGTTGACGTTTTTGGTACTATTGGAACCCATGATATGATGGTTAAACTAGAGGCTGAGAACTTTGAAAAAATTAGAGAACTAGTATCTAGAAATATACAAAAAATCGAAAAAATCAGAACTATTTCTACCCTTATAAAAAAGGATAATTGAAAATTGAAATGATGATTTAAATGCCAAACGAAAAAAATGAAATTGAAAAATTAATTGACACTATGATATTTAGTGGTGATGAACTTGTTCAAAAACTTAAAACCGTTCTACCTGAATCTTTCTCAGAATCTGTGGTAATGTTCCATGAGTCAAACGTAGCAAATCTAAAAAAAATTAAAGAATTACTCAATAAATAAGCACAAACCCCTGATGATTTGTACTATATGCTTTTTAATCATATAGTGTAAAAATTGGTGTGATTCGTTCACGTACTATTTCTATAACAGTTAATCGCAAAACTGGTGATACATTTGATGCTATATTGAATTCGCCTCCAAAAATGATTCCTGATGCAAAGTTGACTTCGGAAGGTTGGTGGTCTTTTTCAACAGCAAGAGGTAAAGCCATGTTGAAATTCAAAGAAAACAAATCTTTAGGGATTCTGGATCACATGTACATTGATCAGGATTCCAAATGGGATGTTCCTATGAGAGTAATTTCTAACGGAAATGAATCTGAAGTAATAATTACTTTGATAAAACCCGATGAACTAACAGATGAACAATTCAATGAAAGAATGATTGAAGTAGAGCAAGTCTTTGCTAATCTTAAAAAAATAATTGAACTTCCTTAAGTAATGATACATGAAATTTATTTCATTTTTTGACTCTTACACACGATTTTGATTACTCTTTACTTTTAGGCATGAATTAAAGTAGTGTTTGGTTTAAGCTTAAATATAATTTTTGTAAGATAAATCAGAAAATGCCCTATGAAGAAGTATATTTTCAGAGATTAAAAGAAGACAATCCAGAAGATTTTGAGAAATTACAATCAATTGAAAACAGCTAAGATCTATCTAGTCTTTTTTTATATTTTTGTCATTACCTGGACCGACCATATCTTCTGGCCTAACTTCGTTATCCCATTTACCCCTGGCCCCTTTGATCATGGCTACTATCCCAACTGCAATTAATACAATAACAAATGTAAAAAATAAAATTTGTTCAATCATTAATGTAGAGCAATTAACTTCAACAGGGTCTCTATCTTCATAATACTGATAACATTCTCTGAACTCTTCAGATTGTATGCTGGCAATCTGATATTGATGACCAAATACTCCTAAAATTAAAAATCCTACAAAAACAAGAGCTACCCCTATTATGATATAGCGCATATCGCTCATAATTCCTTTTTGTAATTATGCTATTTACACTTTGATTTTGGTTCTCTCTAGTGCTATTTTTCAATAATATTTTTTAGATTTCCTAATGATGTCTCATAAAATCTTTCCATAAATTCGACAAAATCGGTAAATTGTTTTTTTGACATCTTTTTACTATTGAGATACGATTGCCAAGTTAATTGAGTTGTTTTTTTATTTTTAGCCTTGATGGATATTGTTGCTACATATGCTCTTAATGGTAATCCTTCAGTTGCCATGTATGTGAAATACTTTCCATTCTTCCATGCAACAATATGTTCTTCAATTGTATTTCCATCATCAAATGTAATTTTACGAATTGCCCCGACGTTTTTTTTCTTTTTGGAAAGATATGTTGTTTTTTTAACATCTACTGCCCATAATGGTAATCCTGCAATGTTGCTAATTTTTTGCCATACTTTTTGTTTTGATGCGTTAATTGAAATTGTTTTTTTAACTGAACCTGTATGAAATGTTTTACTTATTTTTTTAACCATTTATTTGATATTCCAGAATGGTTTTAAATTTCCTTTGTCTAACACATTTAATCCCCAAAAACTAACTAAAACCATGGTTTTTGGATGGGGTAAGAAGAAAGAAGATTCTAAAACCTTAGATGTTTCATCTACTAAACAGATTCAACTATCTGAAGTGTCTGGAATTGTTCGAAAAATATTGGAATTACGAACATCTCAGATATTATCCGATATTAAATCAGTACGAGATACCACCCAACCGTTAATCAAAGAGCTTACCGTGATCGGTAGTGCATTAGAAAAGGATAATCTCCAAGTTGATGATATCGATAAACATCTTCGAATAATTGTAGTGAGAGGCAAACAGCAGGTTATTGACATGATCAAAAAAGATGCGATATCATTGCCTGATGTTAAATCATATGCTGATGCTGAAAACATTAATGTAATTTTAAATCAGATGTTGAAAAAAATTGGAGATGTCTTAGGACGTCAAACAAGAGTAATCCATATTTTTGCAAAAAAATATGCTGAAAAATTAAAAGAAATTCTTCTACAAATGCAATCAAACCACTCTAAAATCCAACAAATGCTTACAAATTTTGATGAAACACAAACAACCTCTACTGAAATTTTAGATTCGTTAAAAGAAATTAAGGACATAGAGGAGGAACTATCTAAAAAGGAACAAAGAATTTCTGAACTTCAAACCAATATTGATTCTCTTGACAAAAAAATTACCTCCTCCGAAGATTCTATAAAAAAAATAAAGGGTTCTGAAGAATATGTTAAACTTTTAGAGTTGACAAAAATTTTAGATGAATTAACTGAAAGCAAAAATCAAATAAAAGATCAGATCACATCACAATTTACAAAGATTTCAAGACCTCTAAGTAGATATGAACATATATCTGCAATGGAAAAAGAACAAAAAAATTTACTATCTGGATTAATAGAAGATCCTTTTGAAGTTTTATTGCCGAAGAATAAAGACTCTATAATTCTAATTTTGGAAAATGTACGAAAAGCAATATCCTCTGACTCTATATCCGTTAAAGACGCTGATAAATCATTTTCACAATTAACTGAGATAGAAGAAGCATTGGATGGATTAATCCATCAAGTTAATGATTATACTGATAAAAAACAAAAAATTCAAAATCAAATAAAATCACTAGAGCCACGTGAATTACAGGATCTGACAAAAAATCTAAAAAATCTGATGACTGACAAGGAGGATTCAGAGTTAAAAATTAAAACATTTCAATCTGAAATCAATGAGATTCACTCTAATTCTACTAAATTAATTGTTGATATCGAAACAAAACTGAGAAAATTCTCAAACACTCTCTATTCAATATCTTATTGATACTAAAATTAATTAGCTCTTGATTGGTACTTTATAGAGTGTTATTTAAAAAGAAAAAATTTGAAAGACAACTTTCGTTACAAAAAAAAGTACTAGATAGCATTCTGTCTTATTGTCAGATAAAACATCCTGAGGAATGTGTTCTTATCTTAAAGGGTAAATCCAAACATGGAAATATTCTTGTGGATGGTTTGGTGATCCCACCCTTTGATTATACGGGTCATACTTTTGCAGGATTTCCCTCCTCGTTTTTGCCATTTGATATGAGCTATGTTGGTATAGTTCACTCTCATCCTACAGGTCCTGCTGAACCTTCTTTAACTGATTTACAAAATTTCTTTGGTTTAGTATCAGTTACTGTAAAATCTCCATACAATGATGAAGATATCTTTGCATGGGATAGTTCTGGAAACTCGATAAAACTTGTAATAATCTAATTTAACTTTGAAATTCATTAATGGAAAAATGAAAAATACTGACAAAACTTTATAAGTATTTTGAGTCTACTTTTGTTGAATTGTTTAATTATAAGACTTACTTGATTTTCCTTTTTGCCTCATTAGGCATTAGTATAGGATTACAGATGATTCTGCCATTTCCATATGGATTAGGTGCAGCATTGGCTATTTTTATTGCGTTTCCTATGTTGTTAAGAAAACGATACATGAGTCGTATGAAAGGATATGGTGATTCTGGTTCCGGCGGTGGTGGCGGATTTTTTGGAATGAATTCTGGTGGTTCTGGAATAAAATATGTTTGTCTAGTTTGTAATAATAAGCACAAAGGCGGAACCTGTCCACGATGTGGTTCTAAAATGCAGCGTGCTGATTTCTAAAATAACATGTCCTTAGAAGAACTTAGAAAAAAAGTCCTGTATCAAAACTCAATTGAGGTTTGGATTGGAATTAGTAAAGAAAAAAACATTGATTGGGTTGACACAAACAATTATCAAAAATTCATTGCGTATCTTTTAAAAAATAATCTAAGCATGAAACAAATGTCTATTTGCTTTGATGAATCAGACAAAGCATCTGAAGGAGGTCATAGCAAAAAAGTATTTGCAAACAAATTGGCAGCAATAAATGATGAAAATTCGGCATGCTATTCAATAAAATTGAATGACAGTGCTATTGAATTAATTCGAAAATTCAGCCTTTAGTTCTATTATCTTTTTAACTTTGGATTTACTATTGCATCCAATGCATTTCCTATGAATACAAATGCTAGTCCTGTAATTGCAATCATTACTCCTGGGGGCATAATCCACCACCATAACCCTCTTGATGCCGCTCCGTATACATTGGCGTCATGTAATATCTGACCCCATGTTGGAAATGATGGATCTCCAAGACCTAGGAAGCTCAACCCTGCCTCTGTTGTAATGGCAGCTGGTACTGAAATTGCAATACTTGCAAATGCATATGGAAGTAACTGTGGTAAAATATGTCTAAGTACGATCTTTGAGTCTTTTTGACCCATCATATTTGCAGCTTCCACATATCCTCTAGTTTTAATCTGCAATGCCATGCTTCTAGAGACTTTGGCTATTCCAACCCACCCAAATACCATTAAAAATCCTACTAGAACAAAAATACTGTTGCTTATTGTTACTGATAAAATAATTAAAAATGGAAGTGCCGGCAAGGCATAGATTACATCGTTAAATCGCATCATTACTTCATCAGTTTTTTTGCCTCTATACCCTGCATAAACTCCATAGACTAATCCCATTACCACTGATGCTATTGCAACTACCAATCCAATGAATAAAGCTAAAGGAGTACCCCACAATAATCCTACCACTAAATCTCTTCTTAATTCGTCTGTTCCCATTATTCCAAATGCTTTTCCTCCTATGATTAATTTAGATTCTAAAATTTTACTTTCTGGTTTGTCACTGTACATCTTTATCACAAAAACATAATTTCCTTTTAATGGCTCATGAATATCTGTTTTAGAAAAGACGATGTCTTCTGAAGATAGATTATTCAAAGAAAATAGAAAATTGCTATTCTGTAGATATAGATTTTTTTTGATCATTTCATCTGTTGAAAATATTCTTTCGTTGTGTATTGTTATTATGTCTGAATTTGGAATCGATGCTGAAAATAATTTTAATTTTATTCCGTCAGGACGTATGACCTCTATCTGTAATAGTGGAGTTCCAGAATATTTCACTGCAAATTCATAAATAAAATCACTTGGAAAATCATCATAATCAAAATTTACTCCAAATTGATGATATGTAATTGAAGTATCTTCAGTAGTAAAGTCATTAATTTTTGGTTGATTCAAAATTTTATGTTCGGGAATTTTTTCACTTAAGAATAAATTAGTCCATACTGGTATTGCTACTTTTGGATATGAAATCCAACTACTTGGATTATTCCATTCTCTAAAAGTGTCCACTGGAATTATAATCATAACTAAAATTGATATTGAAATTAAAATCAATAAAATAGCAATACCTGCAATTCCTATCTTGCTTTTTAGGAATTCATTTTTGATGTCTTGCGGTGTGGCACTACTCATCCTGTTCTCACCCTAGGATCAAAATATCCATATAGTAAGTCTGCAACAAATATGCTGATAAGGAAAAACACTGTCAAGATGTATGTGGATCCAATTATTACAGGAAGATCCATGACTGTAATTGCCTCAAAATACAGTCTACCCATTCCTGGCCAATCAAATACTGCCTCTGTAATTATTGCTCCTCCTAATGAGCCTGAAAGGCTTAATGCAAGGATTGTGATAATTGGTGGTGCTGCATTTTTGAGTGCATGTGTGTACACAATTTTTCTATGATCAATACCTATCGTCTTTTTTGCAATGATGAAATCTTCTTGCATGATGCCAACTATGAAATTTCTAACTAAATATGCCCATGAGCCAAATCCGATAATTACAATTGTAATTAGTGGTAGTGTCATATGATAAAGCAAGGAACCAATATAGTTTGGGTCTGATGATGGAATTAGTGGTGTTGCCCTTGATGGGAAAACATGATATACAAATGAAAATAAAAATATCATTAACATTCCAATCCACCACACAGGAAAGCTAGAACTAATTATTGCAAAACTTGACGTAATTCTATCTATTATTGATCCTACTTTGCTTCCTGAGAAAGCTCCTAGAAATATCCCTATTACAGATATGATTATTGTTGCCGTAGTAAATAATAAGATCGTTCGAGGTAATTTTTCAAATATTATTTCTTTAACATCTGATGATCCTGAATCACTGGTCAGAAATGTCGCATGACCGAAATCTAAGAATAATATTTTATACATTGTTAATCCAATTCGTTGAGGTGAATACCATGGCTCCTCTAACCCTAATGTTTTGATTTTTTGTTGAATTTGATTTTGAATAAATGCTTCAAATTCATCTACTGATGAAAAACTTTCTGCAATTTTTGGATTTTTAGTAATCTCCTCTCTCACTTGAAAAGCAACTCCTTGCTTTAGAATGCTATCCATATTGGATCCTACTAACGCAATGGTGATCAATAATGTGATCATCAAAACAACAAACATTGTGATAAGGCGTGTTGCCACATACCTCTTCAAAGTCAATAAAGATAGGTAGTACTCTCAGTTTATAATAATTCCATTAAAAACGAGTTTTAAATTATATTGCTGCTCGCATGTCTTTAGATTTCTTTAATTACTGTGCCTAGAACTGAATATTTTTTATCTTCAATATATTGAATATTATGAAAATTCTAATTTACTACGATTGTGAATATCATGTATGGTAAAAAAAACATCATTTGATCCTGATAAACTTGTATTGTCAAAAAATGAAATTCTTGCATTTTGTGATAAAGTTATAGAAAAATGGAATAAGCATCCCACCAAAAATGCTAATAATATTTTAGCAATGACTGCTGTTAAAGCTAGTATTGTTTGGACTGATGAGGATTCTCTTAAGGCAATATGGGGTGAGATAATTGCATGGGTGTTTGAGTTACTTTACGAAAATGCTCTATCACAAGGTAATGATGATGCTAATTGGTCAACAGTCATGAAAAAATTAAAGACTAAAAAATAATTACATGGAAATAATATTATGAGTGCAAATACAATAAAGAAAGCTAAAAAGCTTGTTGAAACAGGTGGCGTTGTTAAAATCGATGATGATCTATATCAAATAAAGTCTTCATCCGATCCTGAGAAATCCTATTTTGTAACTTCTGATTCTTGTGAGTGTCCTGGGTTCAAAAATTTCTACA is drawn from Candidatus Nitrosarchaeum limnium SFB1 and contains these coding sequences:
- a CDS encoding AsnC/Lrp family regulatory protein, translated to MINCELGAEENIMEQLRQIEQVVDVFGTIGTHDMMVKLEAENFEKIRELVSRNIQKIEKIRTISTLIKKDN
- a CDS encoding binding-protein-dependent transport systems inner membrane component (overlaps another CDS with the same product name), whose translation is MFVVLMITLLITIALVGSNMDSILKQGVAFQVREEITKNPKIAESFSSVDEFEAFIQNQIQQKIKTLGLEEPWYSPQRIGLTMYKILFLDFGHATFLTSDSGSSDVKEIIFEKLPRTILLFTTATIIISVIGIFLGAFSGSKVGSIIDRITSSFAIISSSFPVWWIGMLMIFLFSFVYHVFPSRATPLIPSSDPNYIGSLLYHMTLPLITIVIIGFGSWAYLVRNFIVGIMQEDFIIAKKTIGIDHRKIVYTHALKNAAPPIITILALSLSGSLGGAIITEAVFDWPGMGRLYFEAITVMDLPVIIGSTYILTVFFLISIFVADLLYGYFDPRVRTG
- a CDS encoding hypothetical protein (hypothetical protein Nmar_0720), giving the protein MVKKTSFDPDKLVLSKNEILAFCDKVIEKWNKHPTKNANNILAMTAVKASIVWTDEDSLKAIWGEIIAWVFELLYENALSQGNDDANWSTVMKKLKTKK
- a CDS encoding hypothetical protein (hypothetical protein Nmar_0713), whose translation is MVKKISKTFHTGSVKKTISINASKQKVWQKISNIAGLPLWAVDVKKTTYLSKKKKNVGAIRKITFDDGNTIEEHIVAWKNGKYFTYMATEGLPLRAYVATISIKAKNKKTTQLTWQSYLNSKKMSKKQFTDFVEFMERFYETSLGNLKNIIEK
- a CDS encoding hypothetical protein (hypothetical protein Nmar_0721), giving the protein MSANTIKKAKKLVETGGVVKIDDDLYQIKSSSDPEKSYFVTSDSCECPGFKNFYKFHHGKGLKANCSHLEAIRIFKQES
- a CDS encoding hypothetical protein (hypothetical protein Nmar_0711), coding for MIPDAKLTSEGWWSFSTARGKAMLKFKENKSLGILDHMYIDQDSKWDVPMRVISNGNESEVIITLIKPDELTDEQFNERMIEVEQVFANLKKIIELP
- a CDS encoding hypothetical protein (hypothetical protein Nmar_0717); protein product: MSLEELRKKVLYQNSIEVWIGISKEKNIDWVDTNNYQKFIAYLLKNNLSMKQMSICFDESDKASEGGHSKKVFANKLAAINDENSACYSIKLNDSAIELIRKFSL
- a CDS encoding hypothetical protein (hypothetical protein Nmar_0714); the encoded protein is MVFGWGKKKEDSKTLDVSSTKQIQLSEVSGIVRKILELRTSQILSDIKSVRDTTQPLIKELTVIGSALEKDNLQVDDIDKHLRIIVVRGKQQVIDMIKKDAISLPDVKSYADAENINVILNQMLKKIGDVLGRQTRVIHIFAKKYAEKLKEILLQMQSNHSKIQQMLTNFDETQTTSTEILDSLKEIKDIEEELSKKEQRISELQTNIDSLDKKITSSEDSIKKIKGSEEYVKLLELTKILDELTESKNQIKDQITSQFTKISRPLSRYEHISAMEKEQKNLLSGLIEDPFEVLLPKNKDSIILILENVRKAISSDSISVKDADKSFSQLTEIEEALDGLIHQVNDYTDKKQKIQNQIKSLEPRELQDLTKNLKNLMTDKEDSELKIKTFQSEINEIHSNSTKLIVDIETKLRKFSNTLYSISY
- a CDS encoding binding-protein-dependent transport systems inner membrane component (overlaps another CDS with the same product name), yielding MSSATPQDIKNEFLKSKIGIAGIAILLILISISILVMIIIPVDTFREWNNPSSWISYPKVAIPVWTNLFLSEKIPEHKILNQPKINDFTTEDTSITYHQFGVNFDYDDFPSDFIYEFAVKYSGTPLLQIEVIRPDGIKLKLFSASIPNSDIITIHNERIFSTDEMIKKNLYLQNSNFLFSLNNLSSEDIVFSKTDIHEPLKGNYVFVIKMYSDKPESKILESKLIIGGKAFGIMGTDELRRDLVVGLLWGTPLALFIGLVVAIASVVMGLVYGVYAGYRGKKTDEVMMRFNDVIYALPALPFLIILSVTISNSIFVLVGFLMVFGWVGIAKVSRSMALQIKTRGYVEAANMMGQKDSKIVLRHILPQLLPYAFASIAISVPAAITTEAGLSFLGLGDPSFPTWGQILHDANVYGAASRGLWWWIMPPGVMIAITGLAFVFIGNALDAIVNPKLKR
- a CDS encoding hypothetical protein (hypothetical protein Nmar_0716); protein product: MILPFPYGLGAALAIFIAFPMLLRKRYMSRMKGYGDSGSGGGGGFFGMNSGGSGIKYVCLVCNNKHKGGTCPRCGSKMQRADF
- a CDS encoding Mov34/MPN/PAD-1 family protein, which gives rise to MVLYRVLFKKKKFERQLSLQKKVLDSILSYCQIKHPEECVLILKGKSKHGNILVDGLVIPPFDYTGHTFAGFPSSFLPFDMSYVGIVHSHPTGPAEPSLTDLQNFFGLVSVTVKSPYNDEDIFAWDSSGNSIKLVII
- a CDS encoding hypothetical protein (hypothetical protein Nmar_0712), which produces MRYIIIGVALVFVGFLILGVFGHQYQIASIQSEEFRECYQYYEDRDPVEVNCSTLMIEQILFFTFVIVLIAVGIVAMIKGARGKWDNEVRPEDMVGPGNDKNIKKD